From one Gracilibacillus salinarum genomic stretch:
- a CDS encoding FecCD family ABC transporter permease — translation MAIRTDNNMQSRPLLALLIIFGGIILLMAAMILSIIYGAADIDLPTIWQSLTQFDPSQTAHQIIRNLRIPRGLAAALVGAALAVSGAIMQGMTRNALASPSIMGVTAGASFMIAVAMAISSQVTTISLAIWAFAGAGLGAGIVFGVGTISKSGLTPVKLALAGTAVTSMLSALSSGIAIHFNIAKDMSFWYAGGVASVQWIHVKLLAPIVIIGLILALLLSKSITVLNLGEDVARGLGQRTVLTKIIATTVVLLLTGAAVSVAGTVGFIGLVIPHITRFLVGVKYQWIIPAAAVLGALLLVLADTASRMVNPPFETPIGTMTALVGVPFFLYLARREGRGL, via the coding sequence ATGGCAATTCGTACAGATAACAACATGCAATCTAGACCTTTACTAGCATTATTGATCATTTTTGGTGGAATTATACTACTTATGGCAGCTATGATTCTATCGATCATATATGGTGCAGCAGATATTGACTTGCCTACCATATGGCAAAGTCTTACACAATTCGACCCTTCCCAGACTGCACATCAGATTATTCGAAATTTACGTATCCCTCGTGGCTTAGCAGCAGCACTTGTTGGCGCAGCACTCGCCGTTTCAGGTGCTATCATGCAAGGTATGACCAGAAATGCATTAGCCTCTCCCTCTATTATGGGAGTAACAGCAGGGGCGAGCTTCATGATTGCAGTGGCAATGGCGATATCGTCACAGGTTACCACTATTTCCCTTGCCATCTGGGCTTTTGCAGGTGCTGGTTTGGGCGCTGGGATCGTTTTTGGCGTTGGGACGATTTCCAAAAGTGGCCTTACACCGGTAAAATTAGCATTAGCAGGGACGGCAGTTACCTCGATGTTAAGCGCGCTTTCCTCAGGGATTGCCATTCATTTTAATATTGCAAAGGATATGAGCTTTTGGTATGCAGGAGGCGTGGCAAGTGTTCAATGGATACATGTAAAATTATTAGCTCCTATTGTCATTATCGGGCTTATTCTTGCATTGTTACTATCGAAATCTATCACTGTATTAAATTTAGGTGAGGATGTAGCAAGAGGGCTTGGTCAACGAACCGTTTTAACCAAAATAATTGCCACCACTGTTGTACTATTATTAACTGGTGCAGCAGTATCCGTAGCAGGTACCGTTGGCTTCATTGGACTTGTCATCCCGCACATTACTCGATTTCTGGTCGGAGTAAAATACCAGTGGATTATACCTGCCGCCGCCGTATTGGGCGCTCTTTTGCTCGTTTTGGCAGATACAGCTTCCCGTATGGTCAATCCACCTTTCGAAACTCCCATTGGTACAATGACAGCATTAGTTGGGGTTCCTTTCTTCCTCTATCTTGCCAGACGTGAAGGGAGAGGATTGTAA
- a CDS encoding FecCD family ABC transporter permease — translation MISRTKRTSLWLLGLTAGLILTILISLNLGTMSISPIDVWRTMIGQGTDQNQLVLFDFRLPRIVIALLIGAGMAISGAILQGVTHNDLADPGILGINSGAGFAVVLFIYLTQNSLTSTVFILPLAALGGAVLAAALIYLISWKNGVSPIRLILVGIGINAAFSALIIVFQLKMDPDDFTKAQIWLTGNIAGTDWSYTLALLPWIVILLPIAFYKASTLDALHLGDETAQGIGANVEKERIFLLVIAVALAGASVAVGGAIAFLGLVIPHLARKLVGARHHHMLLTSALLGALLLLVADTIGRNILSPSEIPVGIIVSLIGGSYFVYLLMKS, via the coding sequence ATGATATCTAGAACAAAAAGAACTAGCCTTTGGCTATTAGGCTTGACGGCAGGCCTTATCCTGACTATTTTAATTAGTTTAAACTTAGGCACAATGAGTATTTCACCGATAGATGTATGGAGGACAATGATCGGACAAGGTACAGATCAAAATCAACTCGTCTTGTTTGACTTCCGTTTACCTCGTATCGTAATTGCGTTGCTGATAGGAGCAGGAATGGCTATTTCGGGTGCTATCTTACAAGGTGTGACCCACAATGATTTAGCTGACCCTGGTATCCTTGGAATTAATAGTGGTGCTGGATTTGCGGTTGTCTTGTTTATCTATTTAACACAAAACAGCCTTACATCCACTGTGTTCATTTTGCCACTGGCAGCACTTGGAGGCGCCGTATTGGCAGCTGCCTTAATTTATCTGATATCATGGAAGAATGGGGTATCTCCGATCCGGTTAATTCTAGTCGGGATTGGGATCAATGCTGCTTTTTCAGCGCTCATCATCGTTTTCCAGTTAAAAATGGATCCTGATGATTTTACCAAAGCACAAATTTGGTTAACTGGGAACATAGCTGGCACTGACTGGAGCTATACGTTAGCACTTCTTCCTTGGATTGTAATTCTGTTGCCAATTGCTTTTTATAAAGCCAGCACATTAGATGCACTGCATTTAGGAGACGAAACAGCACAGGGAATTGGTGCAAATGTCGAAAAAGAACGGATATTCTTACTTGTGATAGCTGTCGCACTCGCAGGCGCAAGTGTGGCTGTTGGAGGAGCGATTGCATTTCTTGGGCTTGTCATCCCCCATTTAGCAAGAAAACTAGTAGGCGCAAGACACCATCACATGTTGCTTACATCAGCTCTTCTGGGTGCTCTACTCTTATTAGTGGCAGATACGATAGGGAGAAACATTCTTTCGCCTTCAGAAATTCCAGTTGGGATTATTGTCTCGTTAATCGGAGGAAGTTATTTTGTTTACTTATTGATGAAGTCTTAA
- a CDS encoding DinB family protein, which produces MYRKVSDFIADWKNAQQGTVQVLESISDEKLNQAIVEGHSTLGWLGWHLATSPAFFASIVGLKVQGGDPKQVPEKADEIVAAYKQMAEDIQQQVESQLTDDQLSEEFESFAGKTTRGNMLRTLIDHQTHHRGQMTVLLRQAGLPVPGVMGPTQEQSNA; this is translated from the coding sequence ATGTATCGAAAAGTATCAGATTTTATTGCTGATTGGAAAAATGCTCAGCAAGGAACGGTTCAAGTATTAGAGTCTATATCAGATGAAAAGCTCAATCAAGCGATTGTAGAAGGCCATAGCACACTTGGCTGGCTCGGTTGGCACTTAGCAACCTCTCCTGCATTTTTTGCGAGTATTGTAGGTTTGAAAGTACAAGGTGGCGATCCTAAGCAAGTACCAGAAAAAGCTGATGAGATCGTTGCAGCTTACAAACAAATGGCAGAGGATATCCAACAGCAAGTAGAATCACAGTTGACGGATGACCAATTAAGCGAAGAATTTGAAAGCTTTGCCGGCAAGACAACACGCGGCAATATGCTTCGTACATTAATTGATCATCAGACACATCACCGTGGTCAAATGACCGTTCTGCTTCGCCAGGCTGGTTTACCAGTTCCTGGAGTTATGGGACCAACTCAAGAGCAAAGTAATGCATAA
- the queF gene encoding preQ(1) synthase yields the protein MSENYYLPRSGPMPRPSSVDEGRTVLQQEAFDAPNVQNITFRALEFTAVCPKTGQPDFGKVEISYTPRHKCIESKSMKFYLWSFRDHGAFCESLAAQIADDIMWAIEAETVKVTVYQTARGGIELTTEAIREYQG from the coding sequence ATGTCAGAGAATTATTATTTACCACGTTCCGGACCGATGCCACGCCCGAGTAGTGTGGATGAAGGAAGAACAGTTTTACAGCAAGAGGCTTTTGATGCACCAAATGTACAGAATATTACATTTCGTGCTTTGGAGTTCACAGCAGTTTGTCCGAAAACGGGACAGCCTGATTTCGGTAAGGTGGAAATTTCCTATACACCACGTCATAAATGTATTGAATCCAAGTCCATGAAATTTTATTTGTGGTCGTTTCGTGATCATGGCGCATTTTGTGAATCATTAGCTGCACAAATTGCAGACGACATTATGTGGGCTATTGAAGCTGAAACCGTCAAAGTGACCGTTTATCAAACAGCTCGTGGAGGCATTGAATTAACCACTGAAGCAATAAGAGAATATCAAGGATAA
- a CDS encoding IS4 family transposase, whose translation MIANNDLNKQLPNELKSTFRELDVFKHLRKAGITKSVGFTCAYLFQLIFCLIFENKNWYQVLQSTKANDCPEKNAVYRFLNKSTFAWRRFLLFLSAHTIGKVTNLTSHDRPKVLIVDDSSYDRNRSKSVELLARCFDHASQKMRFYKGFRMLTLGWSDGATFIPVDFSLLSSKKSQINGISSKVDKRSSGYKRRVEALQTAPEQLPGMVKRAMNAGIDASYVLMDSWFTYQPLVKEIKEQGLEVIGMVKNLKQRYLVNGQRVSLKELYRFAKPTGGKKSILRSIHTTQANGVPIKVVFVRNRNKKSEWLAILSTDCTLSDQEIIRIYGIRWDIEVFFKTTKSLLKLQKEFQSRSYDGLISHTTIVFARYIILSWQNRCSTDERTLGGMFYELSDEVHDLDWAVALQQLIELLEDALKQSNKKVQKLIKSQVQHWIAGLPNYIRAYLPISVCES comes from the coding sequence ATGATAGCGAATAATGACCTAAATAAGCAACTACCAAATGAATTAAAATCAACATTTAGAGAATTGGACGTGTTTAAACATCTTAGAAAAGCTGGTATTACAAAGTCTGTAGGCTTTACTTGTGCCTATCTTTTTCAATTGATTTTTTGTTTGATCTTTGAAAATAAGAACTGGTATCAAGTACTTCAAAGTACCAAAGCGAATGATTGTCCAGAAAAGAATGCCGTCTATCGTTTTTTAAACAAGTCAACATTTGCTTGGAGAAGGTTTTTACTGTTTCTAAGTGCTCATACCATTGGAAAAGTAACCAACTTAACGAGTCATGATCGCCCGAAAGTATTGATTGTAGATGATTCTTCGTATGATCGTAATCGCAGTAAATCGGTTGAATTATTAGCGCGCTGTTTTGACCATGCATCCCAAAAAATGCGCTTCTATAAAGGGTTTCGTATGCTGACTCTTGGCTGGTCAGATGGTGCCACATTCATTCCAGTGGACTTTTCTTTATTGAGCTCGAAGAAAAGCCAAATTAATGGTATATCATCAAAAGTTGATAAGCGTAGTTCCGGTTATAAACGCAGAGTAGAAGCATTACAAACCGCACCTGAGCAACTACCAGGTATGGTTAAACGCGCAATGAATGCCGGTATTGATGCTTCCTATGTGCTGATGGACTCTTGGTTCACGTATCAGCCTCTCGTTAAGGAAATAAAAGAGCAAGGACTTGAGGTCATTGGCATGGTAAAGAACTTGAAGCAGCGTTACCTTGTGAATGGCCAACGTGTAAGCTTAAAGGAACTTTATCGTTTTGCGAAACCAACAGGTGGAAAGAAAAGCATTCTTCGTTCGATTCATACGACACAAGCGAATGGCGTGCCTATTAAAGTGGTCTTTGTGCGTAATCGAAATAAAAAAAGCGAATGGTTAGCTATTTTAAGCACCGACTGTACCCTAAGTGATCAAGAAATCATTCGTATTTATGGGATACGCTGGGACATTGAAGTTTTTTTCAAAACAACAAAGTCTCTTTTGAAACTCCAAAAAGAGTTCCAAAGTCGTTCATATGACGGCTTAATTAGTCATACGACCATCGTATTCGCACGATATATTATTCTCTCGTGGCAAAACCGATGTAGCACAGATGAGAGAACACTTGGCGGCATGTTTTATGAATTAAGTGATGAAGTTCATGATCTTGATTGGGCTGTGGCACTTCAGCAGTTGATCGAGCTTCTTGAAGATGCCTTGAAACAGAGCAACAAGAAGGTACAAAAATTAATCAAAAGTCAAGTCCAACACTGGATCGCAGGCTTACCCAACTATATCAGGGCTTACCTGCCTATTTCAGTGTGCGAAAGTTGA
- a CDS encoding DUF4825 domain-containing protein — protein sequence MKTSVKYLLIFLLTALLFTGCSSNNEVQSQSNIFTYNNSVIGDNSAVIAIINHLQHNKEFKEISLQTKEEPYGMTITYNELEATELEKEYKETAIYNATFLFALIENAEWVTFKFGDENDEYKLSKEDLQTAFDKPLSDFTNEEEVTTFVQKQLKDENKINQLFLQ from the coding sequence ATGAAAACATCTGTAAAATACCTTCTCATTTTTTTGTTAACAGCCCTTCTATTCACTGGATGCAGTTCTAATAATGAAGTACAAAGTCAATCAAACATCTTTACATATAACAACTCTGTAATTGGTGATAACAGTGCCGTTATTGCGATCATTAATCATTTACAACATAACAAGGAATTCAAAGAAATTTCTCTGCAAACAAAAGAAGAACCGTATGGAATGACTATTACCTACAATGAACTGGAAGCAACAGAGCTCGAAAAGGAATATAAAGAAACTGCAATTTATAACGCTACCTTTCTATTTGCTTTAATCGAAAATGCTGAATGGGTTACTTTTAAATTTGGTGATGAAAACGATGAATATAAACTATCGAAGGAAGACCTACAAACTGCGTTCGATAAGCCATTAAGTGATTTCACCAATGAAGAAGAAGTAACGACCTTTGTGCAAAAACAATTGAAAGATGAGAACAAGATCAATCAACTATTCTTGCAATAA
- a CDS encoding GNAT family N-acetyltransferase, which yields MIELQFFDRSDFQQLINWIDSPAFLMQWGGPHFHFPLDEQQLDNYLKDANKEKSQTYIYRVKDIETGIVIGHISLGNVDRENKSARIGKVLVGDQSSRGRGTGQQIINEILSIAFAELHLHSVSLGVFSFNHPAITCYEKAGFIKEGLRRDARKIGDEYWSLWEMSILENEWSVRHKS from the coding sequence ATGATTGAATTACAATTTTTCGACCGTTCCGATTTTCAACAATTAATTAATTGGATCGATTCTCCAGCATTTCTAATGCAATGGGGAGGTCCGCACTTTCATTTTCCTCTCGATGAGCAACAACTAGATAACTACCTTAAAGATGCTAACAAAGAAAAATCGCAAACATATATTTATCGCGTGAAAGACATAGAAACGGGAATAGTCATTGGACATATTTCGTTAGGCAACGTTGACAGAGAAAATAAATCAGCAAGAATCGGAAAAGTTTTAGTTGGTGATCAAAGCAGCAGAGGAAGAGGAACTGGACAACAAATCATCAACGAAATTCTTTCGATAGCATTTGCTGAGCTCCATTTACATAGTGTCAGCCTCGGTGTCTTTTCCTTTAATCACCCGGCCATTACCTGCTATGAAAAAGCAGGCTTTATAAAAGAGGGTCTACGAAGAGACGCTCGAAAAATTGGTGACGAGTATTGGAGCTTATGGGAAATGAGTATTCTCGAGAATGAATGGTCGGTGAGGCATAAAAGCTAA
- the serC gene encoding 3-phosphoserine/phosphohydroxythreonine transaminase, with product MKRVHNFSAGPSMLPLAVLEKAQADLPDYQGSGMSVMELSHRSGLFTDIITNAEKLLRELMNIPDHYKVLFVQGGASQQFAAVPLNLMKNGKADFVNTGSWSKKAIKEAKKYLDVNVIASSENENFTYIPTVHKDMIDPEADFVHITTNNTIEGTAYHEIPDTGNVPLVADMSSNILSEEIDVSKFGVIYAGAQKNIGPAGLTVLIVREDLIGNATPQCPTMLDYQTHSDSDSLYNTPPTYGIYIAKLVFEWLKDLGGLQAMQARNEKKAALLYDYIAVSDFYSSPVKEESRSIMNIPFIIPGRDLDGEFVKEAQQEGLETLKGHRSVGGMRASIYNAMPVEGVEDLIAFMKKFAENHQ from the coding sequence ATGAAACGAGTACACAATTTTTCAGCTGGTCCATCAATGTTACCATTAGCCGTATTAGAAAAAGCACAAGCAGATCTGCCAGATTATCAAGGATCTGGAATGTCAGTTATGGAGCTTAGTCATCGCTCAGGACTTTTCACAGATATTATTACTAATGCTGAAAAGCTATTGCGTGAATTAATGAATATTCCGGATCATTATAAAGTATTGTTTGTTCAAGGCGGAGCATCCCAGCAATTCGCTGCTGTACCTCTTAATTTAATGAAAAATGGTAAAGCAGATTTCGTTAACACCGGATCTTGGTCCAAAAAGGCAATTAAAGAAGCTAAGAAATACCTTGATGTTAACGTCATTGCATCGTCTGAAAATGAGAATTTCACGTATATACCGACTGTTCATAAAGATATGATTGACCCAGAAGCGGATTTTGTTCATATTACAACCAATAATACGATTGAAGGTACTGCGTATCATGAGATTCCTGATACCGGAAATGTACCATTGGTAGCGGACATGTCTTCTAATATTTTATCCGAAGAAATCGATGTTTCTAAATTCGGCGTGATTTATGCCGGGGCCCAAAAAAACATTGGTCCGGCAGGCTTAACTGTCTTAATTGTACGTGAAGATTTAATTGGGAATGCCACGCCGCAATGTCCAACCATGCTTGACTATCAAACGCATAGTGACAGTGACTCCCTGTATAATACACCGCCTACCTATGGCATTTATATTGCCAAGCTTGTTTTTGAATGGTTAAAAGATTTAGGCGGATTGCAAGCAATGCAGGCAAGAAATGAAAAGAAAGCAGCCTTGTTATATGATTATATCGCTGTTTCTGATTTCTATAGCTCTCCAGTAAAAGAAGAGAGCCGTTCCATTATGAATATTCCATTTATCATTCCTGGCCGAGATCTCGATGGCGAATTCGTGAAAGAGGCTCAACAGGAAGGGTTAGAAACATTAAAAGGACATCGCTCTGTTGGCGGTATGCGCGCAAGTATCTATAACGCAATGCCAGTAGAAGGCGTCGAGGATTTGATCGCGTTTATGAAGAAATTTGCAGAAAATCATCAGTAG